The Camelus dromedarius isolate mCamDro1 chromosome 31, mCamDro1.pat, whole genome shotgun sequence DNA segment agtatttatttaaaattctttgaatggaAAAAAGTGGTCAAGTTTGaggttaccttttttttttttttttttgaggttgcTTTTAAACCTTAAGAGATAATAAAGCTACTTTGATTTAGAGTCTGCCTTCCAGACACAGGTCctaagatagatagataaaatatttaaaaaataccccTTCCTTCGcaattacaaatacaaatattcatattcttttaaattttaaacaaatggaaTTATGTGCCTTGTCCCCCTCCCCTTTAGCGTACCTATCTTTGTGATCTCTCCACACCAGTACATAGAGCTGGATCTCATTCTTCGTAACAGCTGCATAACATGAATGGATGCAACTgtaatttattgtcatttttcaaTGTTATGAATGGTCTTACAGTAAACATCTTAGTTCATATATATAGGCTAAATTCCTGGATATGGAACTGCAGGTAAAGAGGTTAATAACGTTTGTTATCATCCCTAGTAAGAGAAAATCTCAGGTCCAGGTAACTCTCGTCCTGATGCTCTGAGAACATGGTTCAGTGAGCAAGTGAGTGTGGAAAATGGCTGTATGCTAAAGCCCCCTCTTGGGGATTCACAATCAAATATTAACAGTTCTGGAAATTCTTCAGTATCCACTCACTGCTGAGTAGTTCAAAAAGAATTGTTTGCAAAGGGAAAGACTTTAATTCTTTGTACACATCTTAAAATTTCCCTGAACAGTTTGGTAAGTCCCACCTAAGTGGTAATCTCTCAAAGACAGGATAGCATTTAGATAGGAACTGGGCAGCTGAGGTAGAGTCAGGCTTGGATTTTGTCCAGGAACCAGGCAAGGCCTGTTAGCCCCTCCCAAACCCCTCATGTCAAGTGAGGGGGATCCAGCAAGGCCTGCATAAATCATGTCTTGAGGCTGAccatggggaggggctggagtttCACTTCGGCCTAAATCCAGATAAGAGGTGACATCAGACCTAGCAGACACACTTTACATCATTCAGGCCCAGGCCTCCAACACAGAAGAGTGTGAATCCACAATTTCTAGAGAAGGAGTCACTTAGGGGTAGGAGGGCAGCATTCTCCCcgctcccacccacctcctccaaTTGGTGAAATCATAATTAATTTCCAAGGCTCAGTGCAGATGTCACCCCTATGAAGCCTCTCTCTGATCCCTCAGGCCCCTCCTGTGTACGGCAGTTAGCAGTGTGGTTTGTCTTCTAGTTCATTCGTACTTACTGGGCCGGTCAAGAGGAAGGGCCACGTGATGGATTAGGTACTTCACCGTCTTTCCCAACAAAGTGGGAACTCCTATGTAGCGCGGTGCTCTTCTGGCCTgtcttcactcattcattcattcaatcattatTGAGAGCCTACCACGTGTCAAGCATTAGCTAGACTGCCGGAATACAGTGGTGAATAAAGTGGACCCAATTCCTGCCCTCTTTTGTATTCTTATATTTCCAGGAGCCCGGCCCAGCGTCTAGTCCAAAGCTCGCACCGTAGGGTTTAGGAATGGCAATCTAATTGGAAAGCTGCCTTTTCACAAGCAGTGCCTTCACTTACCTTCTAGGctacagatgaaaaaacatttTCTCAAGATGCCTCATCTACAGTTTATATGACGGAAAAATCATTTGACCGTacgaaatattttttaaacatttagtttGACCTTGGGGGCTTGATGGAGAATCTGGAGCGCTAAAGATGCCCGCCACCTGGCTGGACCAACATGGGCGAGAGGCGGGGCGACGCGGCCCgcagccccgccccggccccggccccggccccggccccgctcTCCATAGTTACGGCGCTGCGGAGGCGGCGGCCATCTTGGCGGCGGAGCGATGAGCGGGTCGAACTCCAAGGCTGCGTCCGCGGGCTCGGCGGCTGGGCCGGGGGCGCTGGTGGCTGgcaaggaggagaagaagaaggcgGGCGGCGGCGTCCTGAATCGGCTGAAGGCGCGGCGGCAGGCGCCCCACCACGCGGCGGACGATGGCATCGGGGCAGCGGTCACGGAGCAGGAGCTGCTGGCCCTGGACACCATCCGGCCCGAGCACGTCCTGCGCCTCGGCCGGGTCACCGAGAGTGAGTGCGGGCCGGCCGCGCCCTCCCCTCGCGCCGGGTCCCGGGCCCCGGGTAGCCTTCAGCACAGCCGGCCGCACGCCGCTCGCCCGGCCCCGCGGGTCCAACCAGGCGCCCGCGGGCCGGCCAGGCCGCGCTGCCCACTGCTCCGCCCGGCCGGGTCTGCGCCCCCCACCCTCACCTAGACCTGGTTGGGACGGGGTTCTCCTTGAGCTTGACTGCTCTTCCCTGAATCCGGCCACGCCGGGCTTCCCCGTGACCGGTCCCCGCTGGGCCCTCAGGCCGGGCCGTTCTCAGCTGGATCTGTTCAGGTAGGGAGCCTCCTTAGCTTAACCGGATCCTCCCGGCCCTGGTAAATGGGCCGCTACTCCCTCATTCCTGGAAGCTGCCCCCAGCTGTTAGTGAAGTTCGTGCTCAGCCAGTCCCCCTCGCCTCGTCTGCTGCCAGCTTCTGCAGCCCTCTGCCAGTCCAGACCCATACCTGCTTTCTCGGCCTTTCCCTCCACTCcggcccctccccctttcccacctgCCTTGGCCCCCTGCCTCTATGGGTCCCAAGCGTCCTGCTTTGTGTGCAGGTGGGCTCTTCCTCAGATACACTGCCGTAGCATTTCATGCCAATTTAAAACTGTGCcgccttaaaaaataaatgttaataaagttTCACTTTATGTACAAAATGCAAAATGTGAATCCTGCTTTTGACACTTGTTCTAGTGAATTAAGAACATGGCAGGGTGTCAGAAATGCATTTCTTGCATAAAATGCAACCGTCCTTCATCTTTTCATTGATGGGAGGCGGGGTAGGACGTAATGATTGCCCACCCCCTGTCGTggttctcttccctttttccGTACGTTTCTAGGCCAAGCCCTGACTTGATGCCCTTTTTCTTGCTGCTGTGTCCCCCTAAGAGTTTGCACTCAGTGGGTTAGACCCTGCTTGCCCCACCCATCCGCTCTGTTCTTCAGACCTAACCTTGACGCAGGAGCACTCCCTTGATGGATTTAGGCTGCTGTCCTGTTACCTGTTGCACTGATTGAGTCGGCAGCCCAGGGGGGCTCAGGTGTACCTCAGGGAGCTGGAGGCTGCTCCAGTGATTTGATGATGGCAGTTTGCAGGGGGCGGGCCTTGGTCCAGCCTGTATGAAAGGGAATGCCCATCTCCTGAAATAGCTTTAATTTGATTTTGGGCATTTTCATAACTCCATTTTCCATCACTGTTTGAATTGGGGCTGTTCTTTGCAGGCCTGAGTATATCTTTAGAAGGTCTtgctattctgtttcattgaaaCATTGTGAAAAAGCTGCTTCTGTTCTGACCCAGTTTTCATTTGGGGCTCAGGGTACAGAAATGCTTATCACCTGACCTCTCTAACCTCATGCTTTCTCCTGATATCGAGGGTGGATTAGGTCCCTCTAATGCCTGGCCCTAAGCAGCACTCTCGGTGGGCACTCAGTTCCTGTGTAGGAACTTGAGATTGGTGCTGTTACTCAAACCCACCTCAGCAGCTGATTGAAGAAAGTCACAGGTCAGAGCTTGGTGACCTCTGGATTTTGTTGTACTTCTTAAAGTCTGTTCGATTCAGCGTGTTATTTGAGTACCCTCTAAAGATACAGGACCAATCTCAGCCCTCTTACGAGTTAGAGAATAAACACTAGTGATCAAGTTTGCCGTCTTACTGGAGAGACAGTTTGTAAAACCTGAAACAACTAACCCAAGCAGGTAACATGAGATGAAGTGCCAAAATGAGTTGTGGAGAAGATGCTGTTGGGAGTCGTGGTGGAAAGAAATCAGTGACATTTTTTGTGATCAGTACTGTTTCGTTTAGCTAACCGGGCTGTCGTAGGCCCTGCTTCACTTTGGCCTTATGCCCTGCCGCCTGCCTGGGTGTGGCCCACCGCCTGATTCTGTGCAGCTCACAAGTTAGGAACGGTTTGTACCTTTTCAGATGGTTTGTAAAAAAACATCTTGGGACACATGGTTATAAAACATTCATATTTCGGTGTCTCTAGTTTTATTAGAATACAGCCACGCTCACTCATTTGTGTGTTTGTGGCTGCTTTCTTGCTACAGTGACAATTGAATAGTTGTGCCGGTGACTCGTCTCAAAGCCTCAATTATTCAcgatctggccctttacagaaaaagtttgctgatcccaGCTTCGTAATACAGTCAGCAGGCATGCACTGTATTAGCCATTAGATCAGGATACATGTTTATAAATGAATTTCTAAAAGAATTCTATCCTGTTGTGACATCTGGGTTAATAGGTCATGAGAGGTCTGCAGGCCGTTTTTGAGGTATTTCCAAAGAAATTCCCTTTTACCATCCCTGCTCCTAAAGTGTCCCGATAATCTTTCATCCAAACCAAGTCCATGCATTTTTTCTTCCTTGGATCCCCTAATTCTCTCCACACAACTTTTACTTATAAGAGGAAGCTTTGGGGgtgtattttaagtaaattacGTAAGAAAAAACCCTGAGTTTGCTTCGAAACTTGAGGAAGAAATGGTAGTTTTGGAGGGTCACTTAATGGCATTggtttctctctcattttcaggTTATTTGTGTAAACCTGAAGACAACGTCTACAGTATTGATTTCACTCGCTTCAAAATTCGAGATTTGGAGACAGGGACAGTGCTTTTTGAGATTGCCAAGCCTTGTGTTTCAGGTAGGCCTCAATACTGTAGCGCTCACTTGACAGTTGGAGCAAAAGGTCACTGAAGCTTCATTTTTGTGTGCATCCTGTGTCATGGACTCCAGCGAGGCCCGCTTCCATGCCTCCTGCTAATGCCTGGCCTGCAGGCGTGCTGGCCTGAAGCTGAGTGGAGAGGCTGATGTGCTTTGAGTATCTGCTCTGTGTTAATCACTGTGTTCCCCATCCTTCTGTTTACCTCGGCCCTTGTGATCCTCATACCCCTGTGGGGagttatcatcctcattttaacagataaggaaacagaagccCCAAATTTCCAGGTGACTTTCCTAAGGTCCTGTGCTCTTTCGTCCTCCCATATTGCCTCCACTTAGGAAAGGAATCCTTGAAATTAAACTACAATGAGGAGAGCCTGCCTGAGCCTTGAGTCCTGGGGACGCTGAGGAGGGTGATACAGAGTCCAGTCCAGATCACGAGGCACGCTCTTTCCTCTAAGTAGCGTCTCAGACTTCCCAGAAAGCCGTAGTTTGGGTTTTAATGTCCACCATTTTCTGGATGAACAGAGACCCAGACCTGTGAATTCATCTACCTAGGACTCCTTAAGTCCGCTTTGAACGGGCACTTCCTGTGCTTGGGATACAGTCCCAGGGTGCCTGATTGCAAGACCTGGGACCACACGCAAGTCTTTGGAGCTCATCCCTGGAGATCTAGCACCCCCTGGAGTTAGTCTATTAGAACACCAGCCTATTAGAACATAGTCCTTCAGAGGATCCGCCGTGGTCTGTGTTAATAACTCTTTTTGCCAAGCTTTTCGCATCTGATTTGCTATTCAGAAAATGCCAGTAAATTTGATAAGATGGTTGTTAGTATCCCaggtaattcatgaaaaagtTTCAGCTCATGTTTTTACACATTCACAGCTAGAGCGCTGGCCTCCTCGGCCCACCCCATGTTCTTTGTGTTGTCATGACCTCGTACTGACCGGGGCACCTGAGGGCTTGAGCTTATGGGTACGTGTATTGGGAGGGTCAGAGCCAGCCGGCTTCCTGGGTCTGTGCTGTTCACTCCCCTGGGCTGCACGTCCCAGTGCTTAGAATGTTCCAGGGACCGCCTGGGGCTACTTGAGGTGTGTGGATTTGGCTGAGTCTGGGCTCACAGTAGTCATTTCAGTACAAAACTGAACTGTCTCAAGGTCAACTGCAGATACTGTAAAAATACCTTAATTTTCAACCTGTCCAGTCTTGACCTTTAAGGCTCTTGATTCACTAAGAACATGCTCACACTGAACCAGTGCCCTCCTGTGGCACCTGTTCTGAGGAGTTCAAATCCCTGAGAAGATTGGGTCTGATTCTCTTCGCGTTGCATTGTTGGAGCCAGGGCTCTAGGGTCCCTCGCTTTGAACCCCTACTCAGTCTGGTTGCTCAGTTGCTCTTGGGCTTACCACAGGCAGAGATGTTTGACGCTAAAAAAGACTTCTTTGATACTGCACATATGCTCGGCTCAGACCTGGAAAAAATACCCTTGCTGGACACTGGGTGGCTGCTAGAAGGAACTAACTCCTTGCTCACGTTAGAATGGTTCTTGgattaatttttcaaatctttcATTTCCTGTGCTGAGGATGGACTAGACCAGAGGCCATGGTTACCCTGCGGACCCTCACTCAGGCCCCACACATCGGTTCATGGCCCACCTGCCTCACCCTTTCCCAGGTGCTCGGAGTGTTGGGCCTGGGCTGGAATAGGCATTAGTCCAAGGACGTACAGTATCCCGAGGCTGTAGGTCAGTGCCTTCTGTTTAAATAGCAAaattatttctaggaatttgtctttTCTGCCTGTCAGAAATTTTTGCATTCTTTGAAGATGCCTTTTGACTAATTTCAGCTTCTGTAGTCGCATTCTTTTGGTTAGCAGCAAGCAGTTTAACCTGATCAACAGCAGCCCTGGTCTGTAGAACACAGACCACATCAGGGGTGCAGGACCCAGCCTGTGTTCCAGACGTCACTGTTACATACAGCCCAAGCCCCCAAGTTACATAAAAGGCAAAAAGCTTAGTGTTTAAGGACCTGCATTCAAATCCCTGCTTCCTCCATTTactacaggcagacctcattttattgcactttgctttataaACTGAAGGTTTATGACAACCCTGCATTGAATAAGTCTATTGGCATCACTTTTTCAAcagcttcattttttaattaagacatgtacattgtttttttagataGACGGCTGTTGCACACTTAATCGACTACAGTACGGTGTAAACATAACTTTgatgtgcactgggaaaccaaaaaattcacgtGGCtggctttattgtggtggtctggaactgcaCCTGCAGTGTCTCTGAGTCTGCCTGTGTTTGGGGGACTTGGGACACGTCAGCGAAGTCTCTGAGCTGGAGCTTCCTGATGTGTAAAACAGAGACAACGCCTACAGGGGTGTTGGGATCCTGTGAGGTGTCCGCATGGGGTCCGGCATTACAGCGGGTTCACAGTGAGGCTTGGCCGGCCTGCTGTCGGTGTTGGGACTGCTTAGTGGTTGTGCTGTCTGGACTGGAGGTGCCGAGATGGTGCGCTCACGATTCGGTGTGCTCTTTcagaccaggaggaggaggaggaagaagcaggAGGAGACATGGATGCCAGCGCAGGCCGCTTTGTCCGCTACCAGTTCACACCAGCATTTCTCCGCCTCCGGACCGTGGGGGCCACGTGAGTACCAGCAGGTCCTGAGGGGAGAGCGGCTGCTTGCTCACAGAGAAGAATGTTCTCAGTTGGGTTTGGGGTTGGCtctagaggagggaggaggcaaagTTGGGCTCACAGAGATTTATTTTGCAGGGTGGAGTTCACGGTGGGAGACAAACCTGTGTCAAACTTCCGGATGATCGAACGGCACTATTTCCGGGAACGCCTGCTGAAAACCTTTGACTTTGATTTCGGCTTCTGCATCCCCAGCAGTAGGAACACTTGTGAACACATCTATGAGTTTCCCCAGCTTTCTGAGGATGTCAGTACGTATCCCCTGAGTTTTACAGCAATCTGGATTCCTCAGGCTTGAAATCCATCTGGTCCAACGCCCCTGTTTTGCAGAGGAGGGAAATAGTGACATGACGCATCTCTAGTCATTTGACCTCAGGTTCCTGACTCAGGTTTCAAACTCTGGCTCTGCCTGGATGGGAGCACCGAAGGTTTTAGTGATACAGGCCTCCTGTTTAGATGCCTGCTGAGGGAAGGGGAGTGGCTGAGGGAGATAAGAGTAGGCCCAGTCCCTGATTAGATGCTCCGATTAGACACAGCACGTCTCCTGCCCACTGTCAGTCCTGGTGCTCACTGTGTTCTAGTCACCAGCTCCTGCTCAGCACTCTGTTAGCATTTGCTTTTTCCTTAATCAGAGCTGCATGTGAAACTGTGGGCTAAATAGAATTCTAGGTCTGAGGAccacctctttctccttctctgttaAGTTGAAAGTTCACTTGGTAAACTGTTAGAATAGAGCCAGCAGGAAATAGGGAGCTGTTAGAGAATTTGGAGCAGGAGTGGCAGGATGGAAGCAGCGTCTTGGGAACAGTAACCCTGTGGTTCTGTGGAAGAGAGACTGGGGAAGGCGCCTGAGGGAGAAGGCTGGGCAAGGGAGGAGATGGACTTCCTGGCAGAGAAAGAACAGGTGGAATCAGTTCCCATGGCTTTGGTCTGGCTCTCTCATGTTAGCACCTGCTGCGAGGCATTAGGGAAAGTTGTTCCAGAACAATGAGGCTGTGGGATCCTGTGAATAGTGGTGGAGTTTAGTTGGATTGTGAGAAAGGGTGTACATGCACCGACTAGTCTTCTCAGAATGCCAGGTCCTTAAAGTTGTCATTTTCTGACAGGTGTTCTTTACTCACTTGGCAGTGCTGTTCCCAGGTCAGGTGAGGGTTGCTGAGAAGTGGGCACGGTGTTGACAGCAACATCTGACCCTGGCTTAAAGTCctctccccaggctgggctggaatATGTGGATACTTGCGAGGAAAGATGACGTATAGCATTTCGAGTTTTTATCCAAGGCTCGTATAGCTTTTCTTCTTGAAACCAAATAAGCTGAAAGAGGGTGGGGGTCAGTATCTGGATATAAACTAAATAACTTGGCCTGGGTGGGTTCAAAGAACTTGAAACAGTCAATTCACCTTTTGAGAACTGTGGTGAGCAATAGCATTTCCTCCAGAGGATTCAAAATAGCATGTAGTCATTACCTCAAAACTGACCAGAGGTAGTGACTGTTAATTCCCTTGAGTCTCCAGTTATGGTTAACGAGGTCAGGGCAACTGCCTGAACAAACAGAAGATTTAAATCTTGATTCCCAAGACAAGCAGATCTTTTGATGGATCATTTGCGAGTTAGTACCCTGAGCTGTCTCTGAAGAAGTCTCCTTGCCCTCTGTGCCCCTGTGCTGGCGCATGCCTAGGACTCCCTTGTCGGGGGCCTGTGGGAAGTGGGCACAGTGAGGCACAGCTTTCTGAGTGTCTGGAGGTGGGGAACAGACCAGAAGCACTGAGTAAACAGGCTGCCGTGGTATGTGTTGGCAGAAGGGTGAGCACACCTCCCTGGGGTTCTGATGAGCAGCGGGCTGGCGGTGGCTACAGAGGGCCGGGCCATAGAACGGGCTGCATCCTTCTGTTGAAGTGGATCGCATGTTCAGTTTGGGGGCCTCTGGGGTCCCCAGTTCTCCCCAGCTCTCAAGGCCTGTCTCCCTCTGTTCTGACCTCATTGTTCTAACAGCAAATACACATTTTTGGGAAGGGCTGGCTTTTGAATTTTAGAGGGGGTGCTAAGTTTTTTCCTCATCTGGCCCACACGGCAGACTCACACATGAgtctttgctttttccctttcccccacTTGCAGTTCGTCTGATGATTGAAAATCCCTATGAGACCCGTTCTGACAGCTTCTACTTCGTCGACAACAAGCTGATAATGCACAACAAGGCTGACTATGCCTATAACGGGGGCCAGTAGCTGCAGCAGGAGCGGATGGGGAGGTGCTTGGCTGCGGCCCGAGGTCCTGGCACCCGGAGGCGGTTGAAGCTGCTGCCTGTCAACACACATCTGGAACCCGGCCCTAGAAGCCAAGGCTGGGGTGGCAGTTTTCTGCGCTCTGAGAGAGGGGCCAAGCAGTGCTGTGTTTCCTTCCCTGGTATTTTTTCTTCCCGTTTTTCCCTGTCCCTTAGGTCACAGAGGTACTACAGTAAAGTAAAAAATTAGGGTAAGACTCCtggaatccagaaaaaaagaaagtttattttcaggtagTCATCGCTCCTGGTTGTCCTGACAAGCCTGCGTCTCTCCAAGCACAGctgtgctggggagagaaggctcTTCTGCAGGTGCAGGGACGCCAAGCCTCCTGACTCGCGGGGCCACCATCAGCACACTCTGACCTCGGCCTGCGCGTGGTCCTACAGCCGCTGGAGAGAAACTTGAAAAGGGACGGCAGGAAGGAGTGGTGCCCAGAGTGGAGGTGCTGGGCAGGCAGGGGGGCCAGACCAAGAGATCTTTATGCAGAAGCTGTTCATCCGTTGACGCCAGGGGGCGTAGCCTATCGTCCCGGGGCTGCACCGTGCTTCCAGCCTGGCAGCGCCTTCCAGCTCTCCTTCTGGAAGAAAGATGAGCTGGCTCTGCTTCTCCTGGCTCCTGACTTTTGAGTTTTTCCTGAAGTGGAATGCGTCAGTTTTGCTCTGGGAACTGTAGTATCTCAAGGCCAGAGCAGGTctcagtgttttgggtttttttatttccAGGCTCTTTGAGGGGGAGGTTTTATAGAATGTCAGTGGTATTCCCAACGTATGTGATGTGTCGCTAGACTTCTGATAGTATTAACCAGGCTCATGTCCCATCTGCTTTTGTACTGAAGTAGTTCCTGGAACCATCCTGGCAGGTCAGACCTAAGAAATGTGTGTTCTGGTCCTTCAGACTGCCCGTTGGAATGGTTTTGGGTGTTGGGAACCGGGGAAATTAGCTGAGGTGGCCTGTCAGAAAGGTGTTTCTGAAATAGCTTTTTGCACATCCCTCAGACCCTCATTGGATAGACTCTCCCTGCCTCAGCTCCCTAGGGTTGCCTGGCTGTGTGGGTGGATTTAGGTGCTCAGCCCAAACTCCTGAGCCTCTGATGAGATGGTTGCTATGGCCAGGATTTAGCTTTGTTAGAAAGGTCACGGCAGGAAGGGCCCAGGTGTGTGCTTCTGTGACAGGAGAGCTGTCTCCCAAGGGGCTCGGGAGAAAGGCCAGCTGGGGCCAGGGGAAGAAGGGCCCGCACTTGGCCGCAGAAGGCCCTGTGCATTCACTCACTCACCAGTGCTGCTCCCTGTTTGGATTCTAGAGGGTGAATGGCCTTGCACCTTGGTCCAGTGCTTTGCGCCAGGCCAGAGTCTGGGCTGTACCAGATGCTGGCAGCTTGCTCACTGAGGAAACCCTGGTTAGTCCTGTGTGCTGGCGCTGGACCCAGCCCCTGAGGGAGAGGAGACTGAGCTCCTTGTGGGCTGCACATCCCCATATGGGGCGAATCCGAGAGCTGGAGTCGGCTCCAAATCCAGGTGCCTTATGTGTGGCTCCGTCCAGATGCCGGCGGACGGACACCAGCactgcctctctcccttctttctcacTGGGGCTCCTTTAACGGATTTGTGT contains these protein-coding regions:
- the UNC119B gene encoding protein unc-119 homolog B isoform X1; translated protein: MSGSNSKAASAGSAAGPGALVAGKEEKKKAGGGVLNRLKARRQAPHHAADDGIGAAVTEQELLALDTIRPEHVLRLGRVTESYLCKPEDNVYSIDFTRFKIRDLETGTVLFEIAKPCVSDQEEEEEEAGGDMDASAGRFVRYQFTPAFLRLRTVGATVEFTVGDKPVSNFRMIERHYFRERLLKTFDFDFGFCIPSSRNTCEHIYEFPQLSEDVIRLMIENPYETRSDSFYFVDNKLIMHNKADYAYNGGQ
- the UNC119B gene encoding protein unc-119 homolog B isoform X2; this translates as MSGSNSKAASAGSAAGPGALVAGKEEKKKAGGGVLNRLKARRQAPHHAADDGIGAAVTEQELLALDTIRPEHVLRLGRVTENQEEEEEEAGGDMDASAGRFVRYQFTPAFLRLRTVGATVEFTVGDKPVSNFRMIERHYFRERLLKTFDFDFGFCIPSSRNTCEHIYEFPQLSEDVIRLMIENPYETRSDSFYFVDNKLIMHNKADYAYNGGQ